In Bacteroidota bacterium, a single genomic region encodes these proteins:
- a CDS encoding substrate-binding domain-containing protein: MNYLPIYKRLIKEYADDIHTHALEPGKQIDSINKIMLKHSVSRETAKTVLSHLADEGLIVKVPGKGSFVAEPENIVNKWGLILPMYSSNMEELIYKLTLLADEYNMELEYYLHYNNADEEVRLVSSLVQHGYDTLFIVPNYNEKLTSNFYSKLRVSNSKLFLVDYTMSGSSFNYVIQSYDLGVRRAAEHLTRNNDGNFLFVKDSAWSSVNMVAESMIISLENYALSQDDREVFSVNNHHEITRKYIEDNSIGGIICYKDIDAIKIYDKLKKMGFNFPTDISLVNYGNTELIGILDSGITAIDCLYGDMVDKIRLMYNSNNEEKEQHVVLPELIIRST; the protein is encoded by the coding sequence AAAGAGTATGCAGATGATATACATACTCATGCTCTGGAACCGGGTAAACAGATAGATTCTATAAATAAGATAATGCTTAAGCATAGTGTTTCGCGGGAGACAGCAAAAACAGTTCTCAGTCATTTGGCTGATGAGGGGCTAATAGTGAAAGTTCCCGGGAAGGGTTCTTTTGTAGCCGAGCCTGAAAACATTGTGAATAAGTGGGGACTTATTTTACCCATGTATTCATCAAATATGGAGGAGTTGATTTATAAGTTAACACTACTTGCGGATGAATATAATATGGAGTTGGAGTATTACTTGCATTACAATAATGCAGATGAAGAGGTAAGGTTAGTGAGTTCTCTTGTTCAGCATGGCTATGATACTCTGTTTATAGTTCCTAATTATAACGAGAAGCTAACATCTAATTTTTATTCGAAGCTTAGGGTTAGTAATAGCAAGTTGTTTTTAGTTGATTATACAATGTCAGGTTCGTCGTTTAACTATGTAATTCAGAGTTACGATTTAGGTGTACGGAGAGCGGCTGAACATTTGACTAGAAATAATGACGGCAATTTTCTTTTCGTAAAAGATTCGGCTTGGTCCAGTGTAAATATGGTAGCGGAATCTATGATAATATCATTAGAAAATTATGCCTTATCTCAGGATGATAGAGAAGTTTTCTCGGTTAATAATCATCATGAAATAACCCGTAAGTATATTGAAGATAATTCAATCGGAGGTATTATATGTTATAAGGATATTGACGCTATTAAGATATATGACAAGTTAAAGAAAATGGGGTTTAATTTTCCTACTGACATTTCGCTTGTGAATTATGGAAATACTGAGTTAATAGGAATATTGGATTCCGGTATTACCGCTATTGATTGTTTGTATGGCGACATGGTTGATAAGATCAGACTGATGTACAACAGTAATAATGAAGAGAAAGAACAACATGTTGTTCTTCCTGAGTTGATAATAAGGAGTACGTAG
- a CDS encoding corrinoid protein, which translates to MMNLLENIAHTVEFGKINEKSPYPPNMKGQDGADEYVKQALDEGLDANTVLQEGLIIGMEKIGVKFKANEVFVPQVLMSAKAMSAGMNHLKPYFNDGSVQRKGKFVIGTVKGDLHDIGKNLVAMMLEGNGYEVIDLGVDVTAEKFIDAANENPGCFVGLSALLTTTMSNMEEIVARLKENNSEQKVFIGGAPVSQQFADKIGADFFSPDPQGAIATSNELVGAA; encoded by the coding sequence ATTATGAATTTATTAGAAAATATAGCTCACACAGTAGAATTTGGAAAGATTAACGAAAAATCACCATATCCACCAAATATGAAAGGTCAGGATGGAGCAGATGAGTATGTTAAGCAGGCTTTAGATGAGGGACTTGATGCTAACACTGTATTACAGGAAGGTCTGATAATAGGAATGGAAAAAATTGGAGTGAAATTTAAAGCAAACGAAGTATTTGTACCTCAGGTGTTGATGTCGGCAAAAGCTATGAGTGCGGGTATGAATCACCTTAAGCCTTACTTTAATGACGGATCAGTTCAACGTAAAGGTAAATTCGTAATTGGAACTGTAAAAGGAGATTTACATGATATAGGGAAAAACCTTGTTGCGATGATGTTGGAAGGTAATGGTTACGAAGTAATTGATTTAGGTGTAGATGTAACAGCAGAGAAATTTATTGACGCTGCGAACGAAAATCCCGGTTGTTTTGTTGGGCTATCTGCCTTGTTAACTACTACAATGTCGAATATGGAAGAAATTGTAGCTAGGCTAAAAGAAAACAATTCAGAACAAAAAGTATTTATTGGAGGAGCACCTGTTTCACAGCAATTTGCTGATAAAATTGGAGCAGATTTCTTTAGCCCTGAT